The Kaustia mangrovi genome has a segment encoding these proteins:
- a CDS encoding DNA cytosine methyltransferase — translation MSAYYNENDPYAAQWLRNLIDAGLIAPGVVDERSIVDVRPSDLRGFAQCHFFAGIGVWSYALRRAGWADSRPVWTGSCPCQPHSAAAADRRKGFADERDLWPIWFRLIEAGRPDVVLGEQVDDTAAWIDRTATDMESAGFAFGAVDFPACAVDAPNERMRTYFVAYADCPGRGEQGRPISMEAPHMAVERSGRRSFFGDFRTAGELGRIRRVEPGIRLLAHGSATRVGRLRAYGNAINAEQAKAFIGACLDLTPANDNEPRGTTHAAA, via the coding sequence TTGAGCGCCTACTACAACGAGAACGATCCGTATGCGGCGCAATGGCTGCGCAACCTGATCGACGCGGGCCTCATAGCGCCGGGAGTTGTGGATGAGCGTTCAATTGTCGATGTTCGACCGTCCGACCTGCGCGGCTTCGCGCAATGCCATTTCTTCGCCGGCATCGGAGTGTGGAGCTACGCGCTCCGCCGGGCCGGCTGGGCAGACAGCCGCCCCGTCTGGACCGGTTCATGCCCATGCCAGCCGCATTCGGCGGCAGCGGCCGACAGGCGGAAGGGCTTCGCCGACGAGCGCGACCTGTGGCCGATCTGGTTCCGGCTTATCGAAGCCGGACGCCCTGACGTGGTGCTTGGCGAGCAGGTTGACGACACGGCTGCATGGATCGACCGAACGGCAACTGACATGGAAAGTGCGGGTTTTGCCTTCGGGGCGGTCGATTTCCCGGCTTGTGCCGTCGATGCGCCCAACGAGCGAATGCGCACCTACTTTGTGGCCTACGCCGACTGTCCAGGACGCGGAGAACAAGGCCGGCCCATCTCAATGGAAGCGCCACACATGGCCGTTGAACGTTCAGGCCGTCGCTCATTCTTTGGCGACTTCAGAACGGCCGGAGAGCTTGGCCGAATTCGGCGCGTTGAACCCGGAATTCGTCTGTTGGCTCATGGGTCTGCCACGCGAGTGGGAAGATTGCGCGCCTACGGAAACGCGATCAACGCCGAACAGGCGAAGGCGTTCATAGGCGCGTGCCTCGACCTGACACCGGCCAATGACAACGAACCGCGAGGCACCACCCATGCAGCCGCTTGA
- a CDS encoding dATP/dGTP diphosphohydrolase domain-containing protein, giving the protein MAVTGEVALRERASNDTGRKDDGGKLRMELIPPEVVEATAAVLTFGASKYEDRNWERGMKWGRVFGALMRHLWSWWRRERADPETGYSHLWHAACCIAFLIAYEARQCGEDDRP; this is encoded by the coding sequence ATGGCCGTGACGGGGGAGGTGGCGCTGCGCGAGCGCGCGTCGAACGATACCGGACGCAAGGACGATGGCGGAAAGCTCCGCATGGAGCTGATACCGCCCGAAGTGGTCGAGGCCACCGCGGCGGTCCTGACGTTCGGCGCAAGCAAATACGAAGACCGCAATTGGGAACGCGGCATGAAGTGGGGCCGCGTTTTCGGCGCGCTCATGCGGCACCTGTGGTCGTGGTGGCGGCGCGAGCGCGCCGACCCGGAGACCGGCTATTCGCATCTGTGGCACGCGGCGTGCTGCATCGCGTTCCTGATCGCCTACGAAGCCCGCCAGTGCGGAGAGGACGACCGCCCATGA
- a CDS encoding DUF669 domain-containing protein, translating to MARLGSTFNATQHDTTQSDYEDLPNGVYRLEMEASEVVETGPENARTGQGLKYTSVVLEPEAMKGRKFFGFINLENQNPQAQEIGQKELASLCRAVGVTEIEDSEDLHFKAYTAKLGLGKPSKKKNADGTPLYPARTEVKRYYFPDEGDVPAPEIAADQPARPKAPTGAPANDNKPAAPAATGKARPWSRAG from the coding sequence ATGGCCCGATTGGGTTCCACGTTCAATGCCACCCAGCACGACACCACGCAGTCCGACTATGAGGATCTGCCCAACGGCGTCTATCGCCTCGAAATGGAGGCGTCGGAGGTCGTGGAGACCGGCCCGGAGAATGCCCGCACCGGTCAGGGGCTCAAATACACCTCCGTCGTGCTTGAGCCGGAGGCGATGAAGGGGCGCAAGTTCTTCGGCTTCATCAATCTGGAAAACCAGAACCCGCAGGCGCAGGAGATCGGCCAGAAGGAGCTGGCGAGCCTGTGCCGCGCCGTCGGCGTGACGGAGATCGAGGACTCCGAGGATCTGCACTTCAAGGCCTATACGGCCAAGCTGGGGCTCGGCAAGCCGAGCAAGAAGAAGAACGCCGACGGCACGCCGCTCTATCCCGCGCGCACCGAGGTCAAGCGCTACTACTTCCCCGACGAGGGCGACGTTCCGGCGCCGGAGATTGCCGCCGACCAGCCGGCAAGGCCGAAGGCGCCCACCGGCGCGCCCGCGAACGACAACAAGCCCGCCGCACCGGCCGCCACCGGCAAGGCGCGGCCGTGGTCCAGGGCCGGCTAG
- a CDS encoding DUF4406 domain-containing protein, with protein MNIYVAGPMRGIPEFNFPAFHAAAARLRAEGHNVFNPAERDIERHGGIDVSKGNAEGCEETAAKEHGFSLRQALADDTRYICLEADAIALLPGWETSRGARAEKALADALGHVTLHI; from the coding sequence ATGAACATCTATGTCGCCGGGCCCATGCGCGGCATTCCCGAGTTCAATTTCCCGGCCTTCCACGCCGCGGCCGCCAGGCTGCGCGCGGAAGGCCACAACGTGTTCAATCCCGCCGAGCGCGATATCGAGCGCCATGGCGGGATTGACGTGTCGAAGGGCAATGCGGAGGGCTGCGAGGAGACGGCCGCGAAGGAGCACGGGTTCAGCCTGCGCCAGGCCCTCGCCGACGACACGCGCTATATCTGCCTTGAGGCCGACGCCATCGCGTTGCTTCCCGGTTGGGAGACCAGCCGGGGCGCGAGGGCCGAGAAGGCGCTGGCCGACGCGTTGGGCCACGTCACGCTTCATATCTGA
- a CDS encoding bifunctional DNA primase/polymerase, translating to MQPLDLALDYAASGWPVFPCDPATKRPLVKRGLHAATDNAEQIRKWWARHPGAMIGVPTGERSGVWVLDLDVKGNENGPDALGAMEQEHGALPPTVSVRTPSGGRHLLFQYVDGVRNRGRLAPGIDVRGEGGYVIAPGSVNADGCFYEWVDRQPAPALAPSWLLERVLKRGASVESLPAADQPNTRYVEAAIADELSRLTRATHGRNNALNDAAFALGTFVGAGALSEEEAGARLFAAAQANGYVSKDGEHAARQTIASGLKSGMADPRDIPEAPTLQNDDPALAAEGARLAASLLARPEAEQLLVRATPYVWCDPSALPRRQWLYGSHMVRKYMSLTVAPGGVGKSSLAIAEALAMVTGRALLGEKPTARSRVWYFNGEDDRDELNRRIAGACKRYGIAADEVAGRLFVDSGREQDMVIVREERRDIHVAVPVVDAIKRAIIENGIDVLVVDPFVSTHGVPENDNGAIDKVAKLWTRIAEETNVAVELVHHVKKTDGKEVTVDDARGAGSLLAAARSVRVLNRMSDEQAGQAGVPREERFSYFSVNLGKANLAPSTGSLAWRRLESVPLGNGQGIAKPQDHAGVVVPWQWPTAEAIAGEVAPDALEAIKARIRGGAFRQNEQAKDWVGLVVAEVLGIEADKAGKRKIKKLLNAWLDDGQLREVVKPDPVKREPKKFVEVV from the coding sequence ATGCAGCCGCTTGACCTCGCCCTCGACTATGCCGCCTCCGGCTGGCCGGTCTTCCCGTGCGACCCGGCCACCAAGCGCCCGCTGGTCAAGCGCGGCCTGCACGCCGCGACCGACAATGCGGAGCAGATCCGCAAATGGTGGGCGCGGCACCCCGGCGCCATGATCGGCGTGCCGACCGGCGAGCGCTCCGGCGTGTGGGTGCTGGACCTGGACGTGAAGGGCAATGAGAACGGGCCCGATGCGCTGGGCGCCATGGAACAGGAGCACGGCGCGCTGCCGCCGACCGTGAGCGTGCGCACGCCGTCGGGTGGGCGGCACCTGCTGTTCCAGTATGTCGACGGCGTGCGCAATCGCGGGCGCCTCGCGCCGGGCATCGACGTGCGCGGCGAGGGCGGCTATGTGATCGCGCCGGGCTCGGTCAATGCCGACGGCTGTTTCTATGAGTGGGTCGACCGGCAGCCCGCGCCCGCCCTTGCGCCGTCCTGGCTTCTGGAGCGCGTGTTGAAGCGCGGCGCGTCGGTGGAGTCCCTGCCGGCGGCCGACCAGCCCAATACGCGCTATGTCGAGGCCGCCATCGCCGACGAGCTGTCCCGGCTGACCCGCGCCACCCACGGGCGCAACAACGCGCTCAACGACGCGGCGTTCGCGCTCGGCACCTTCGTGGGGGCCGGCGCGCTGTCGGAGGAGGAGGCCGGCGCGCGGCTGTTCGCGGCGGCGCAGGCAAACGGCTATGTCTCCAAGGATGGCGAGCACGCGGCGCGGCAGACCATTGCGAGCGGGCTCAAGTCCGGCATGGCTGATCCGCGCGACATCCCGGAAGCCCCCACGCTACAGAACGATGACCCGGCGCTTGCCGCCGAGGGCGCCCGGTTGGCGGCGAGCCTGCTGGCCAGGCCGGAGGCCGAGCAACTGCTTGTCCGCGCCACGCCCTATGTCTGGTGCGATCCATCCGCGCTGCCGCGGCGCCAGTGGCTCTATGGCTCCCATATGGTGCGCAAGTACATGTCGCTGACGGTGGCGCCCGGCGGTGTCGGCAAGTCGTCTCTGGCCATCGCCGAAGCGCTCGCCATGGTGACGGGGCGGGCATTGCTCGGCGAGAAGCCGACGGCGCGCTCGCGCGTCTGGTACTTCAACGGGGAGGATGACCGCGACGAGCTGAACCGGCGTATTGCCGGCGCCTGCAAGCGCTATGGCATCGCGGCCGACGAGGTTGCCGGACGGCTGTTCGTCGACTCCGGGCGCGAGCAGGACATGGTGATTGTGCGCGAGGAGAGGCGGGACATTCACGTCGCCGTGCCGGTGGTCGACGCGATCAAGCGGGCGATCATTGAGAACGGTATCGACGTGCTGGTCGTTGACCCGTTCGTGTCCACCCATGGCGTGCCCGAGAACGACAACGGCGCCATCGACAAGGTGGCCAAGCTGTGGACACGGATCGCGGAGGAGACGAACGTCGCCGTCGAGCTGGTGCACCACGTCAAGAAGACCGACGGCAAGGAAGTGACGGTGGACGACGCGCGCGGCGCCGGCTCGCTTCTGGCGGCGGCCCGGTCGGTGCGCGTGCTCAACCGCATGTCGGACGAGCAGGCCGGCCAGGCCGGCGTGCCGCGCGAGGAACGGTTCTCGTATTTCAGCGTGAATCTCGGCAAGGCCAACCTGGCGCCGTCGACCGGCTCGCTCGCATGGCGCCGGCTGGAGTCCGTACCGCTCGGCAACGGGCAGGGCATTGCCAAGCCACAGGATCACGCCGGCGTCGTCGTGCCGTGGCAGTGGCCGACGGCGGAGGCGATAGCCGGCGAGGTCGCGCCGGACGCTCTGGAGGCCATCAAGGCACGCATTCGCGGCGGGGCGTTCCGCCAGAACGAGCAGGCCAAGGATTGGGTCGGGCTCGTCGTGGCCGAAGTGCTCGGCATTGAGGCCGACAAGGCGGGCAAGCGGAAGATAAAGAAGCTGCTCAATGCGTGGCTGGACGACGGCCAGCTTCGCGAGGTCGTGAAGCCGGATCCGGTGAAGCGTGAGCCTAAGAAATTTGTGGAAGTGGTCTGA
- a CDS encoding oxidoreductase — protein sequence MAPLPRPRAHTVLSIYRAYEQANRTFDGLGLSVGQLGHECDRALWYDFRWASEPEQVDGRKVSIFRTGDRWEDQLVADLEAVGVEVYGQQDRIRLVGNHVRGKIDGRGIGVPEAPKTEHLFEFKSSNAKGFREIKRKGCREAKPLHYVQCQLGMHAFGLTRAGYLVVNKDDDERYFERIAYDAEFCLRVLARAERIIKTDEPPSRVRDKPDAPPCLWCKHKAVCFENRFPRTTCRSCLHATPEMHGDAEWSCARWSKPLSVDEQRAGCPAHLFLPGMVPGAQVAVDEEAETVSYTLFDGRSWVDGGE from the coding sequence GTGGCGCCACTTCCGCGACCGCGCGCGCATACCGTGCTGTCCATCTATCGCGCATATGAGCAAGCCAACAGGACATTCGACGGGCTCGGCCTGTCGGTCGGCCAGCTCGGCCATGAGTGCGACCGCGCGCTTTGGTATGACTTCCGCTGGGCATCCGAGCCCGAGCAGGTGGACGGCCGCAAGGTATCCATCTTCCGTACCGGTGACAGATGGGAAGACCAGCTTGTCGCCGACCTGGAGGCCGTCGGCGTGGAGGTCTATGGCCAGCAGGATCGAATCCGTCTGGTCGGCAACCATGTGCGCGGGAAGATCGACGGGCGCGGCATCGGCGTGCCCGAGGCGCCGAAGACGGAACACCTGTTCGAGTTCAAGTCGTCCAACGCGAAGGGCTTCCGCGAGATCAAGCGCAAGGGGTGCAGGGAGGCCAAGCCGCTGCACTATGTGCAGTGCCAGCTTGGCATGCATGCCTTCGGCCTGACGCGCGCCGGCTATCTCGTCGTGAACAAGGACGACGACGAGCGGTATTTCGAGCGCATCGCCTACGACGCCGAGTTCTGCCTTCGCGTCCTGGCGCGGGCCGAACGCATCATCAAGACCGACGAGCCGCCGTCGCGGGTCCGCGACAAGCCGGACGCGCCGCCGTGCCTGTGGTGCAAGCACAAGGCGGTGTGCTTTGAGAACCGCTTTCCCCGCACGACGTGCCGTTCCTGCCTGCACGCCACGCCCGAGATGCATGGCGACGCGGAATGGTCGTGCGCACGCTGGTCAAAGCCGCTGTCGGTCGATGAGCAGCGGGCCGGCTGCCCGGCTCACCTGTTCCTGCCGGGCATGGTGCCGGGCGCGCAGGTGGCCGTCGATGAGGAGGCAGAGACGGTCAGCTACACGCTGTTCGATGGGCGGTCGTGGGTTGATGGGGGCGAGTGA
- a CDS encoding SOS response-associated peptidase, with the protein MCGRVFSKSSARQLVSAFAADRAVEREGGGGGGGGGGGGGGGGGDDIDDIGPTYNGTPGRDYPLVIAELDMPGRVFVLARWGLIPRWMRDPKGGPKPINARAEAVATNGMFRAAYRSRRALMPIDGFFEWRAIKGQKAKQPYAIAMADGSPFCLAAIYETWRDPATGLEQRTFAVVTCKANEMMAEIHDRMPVIIAPEDYERWLGSESDPADLLKPYPADLMTMWPVSRNVNSPANNSPDLLDPLDDE; encoded by the coding sequence ATGTGCGGCCGCGTCTTTTCAAAATCGAGTGCCAGGCAACTCGTCTCCGCATTTGCCGCGGATCGCGCGGTCGAGCGGGAGGGCGGCGGCGGTGGCGGTGGCGGTGGCGGTGGCGGTGGCGGTGGCGGTGGCGACGACATTGACGATATCGGCCCGACCTACAACGGCACGCCGGGGAGAGATTACCCGCTAGTCATCGCCGAGCTGGACATGCCGGGCCGCGTGTTCGTGCTGGCGCGCTGGGGGCTGATACCGCGCTGGATGCGCGATCCGAAAGGCGGGCCGAAGCCGATCAACGCCAGGGCGGAGGCGGTCGCCACCAACGGCATGTTCCGCGCGGCGTATCGGTCGCGGCGCGCGCTCATGCCCATAGATGGTTTCTTCGAGTGGCGGGCGATCAAGGGGCAGAAGGCGAAGCAACCCTATGCCATCGCCATGGCGGACGGTTCGCCATTCTGCCTGGCGGCGATCTACGAGACATGGCGCGATCCCGCCACGGGGCTTGAACAGCGCACGTTCGCAGTCGTGACCTGCAAGGCCAACGAGATGATGGCCGAGATCCACGACCGTATGCCGGTGATCATCGCGCCGGAGGATTACGAACGCTGGCTTGGTTCTGAGTCCGATCCGGCCGACTTGCTCAAACCCTATCCGGCTGACCTGATGACCATGTGGCCAGTGTCACGCAACGTGAACTCGCCGGCGAACAACTCGCCCGATCTGCTAGATCCGCTGGACGACGAGTGA
- a CDS encoding type II toxin-antitoxin system HicB family antitoxin produces MSRYVALIDGERGAYGVAFPDCPGCTAMGETIDEALHNAAEALSEWVADESAAGRGAPAPRSADELRADPEVVEAIREGAAMAVVPLVLETGRATRANVSIDAGLLAAIDEAAARAGITRSAYLASAARERLVAGE; encoded by the coding sequence ATGTCCCGATATGTTGCCCTGATCGATGGCGAGCGCGGCGCTTACGGCGTGGCGTTCCCCGACTGCCCCGGATGCACCGCAATGGGCGAAACGATTGACGAAGCCCTGCACAACGCGGCGGAAGCACTGTCTGAGTGGGTGGCCGATGAATCCGCCGCCGGCCGCGGCGCTCCGGCTCCGCGCAGCGCCGACGAGCTGCGCGCCGATCCGGAAGTGGTCGAGGCGATCCGCGAAGGCGCGGCCATGGCAGTGGTGCCCCTCGTTCTCGAAACGGGCCGCGCGACGCGGGCGAATGTCTCCATCGACGCCGGCCTGCTCGCCGCCATCGACGAAGCAGCGGCGCGCGCCGGCATCACCCGCTCGGCCTATCTGGCAAGCGCGGCACGCGAGCGGCTTGTTGCCGGGGAATGA
- a CDS encoding ATP-binding protein — MAISLSSLQSTKTTRPPIAILYGIPGVGKTSLAAEWPDPVYLATPGEEPPADVDMATPGEVESLDQVLDFIGELLTAPHEFKTLIVDSLDGLEPMVWAAACAQNGWQTIEEPGYGKGYVAADEVWREYLRALGALRNAGMAVVQIAHTDITRFESPTSDPYSRYGIKLHKRASALVTEDASLIGFMSFRITLKEKDQGFGKKAVHGEGGGDRQVHLEERPGFIAKNRFGMPPSMPFRKGAGYTELAKFFPSPEGVR, encoded by the coding sequence GTGGCTATCAGCCTTTCCAGTCTGCAATCGACAAAAACCACCAGGCCGCCTATCGCCATCCTCTATGGCATTCCGGGCGTCGGCAAAACGTCGCTGGCGGCGGAATGGCCGGATCCCGTCTATCTCGCCACGCCGGGCGAGGAGCCGCCCGCCGACGTGGACATGGCGACGCCCGGCGAGGTGGAGTCCCTCGACCAGGTGCTCGACTTCATCGGCGAGCTTCTGACCGCGCCGCATGAGTTCAAGACGCTCATTGTCGACAGCCTCGACGGGCTGGAGCCCATGGTGTGGGCGGCGGCATGCGCACAGAATGGCTGGCAGACCATCGAGGAGCCGGGATACGGCAAGGGCTATGTCGCGGCGGACGAGGTGTGGCGCGAGTATCTGAGGGCGCTCGGCGCGCTTCGCAATGCCGGCATGGCGGTGGTGCAGATCGCGCACACCGACATTACGCGGTTCGAGAGCCCGACCAGCGATCCCTACAGCCGGTACGGCATCAAGCTCCACAAGCGCGCGTCAGCGCTCGTGACGGAAGATGCCTCCCTGATCGGCTTCATGTCCTTCCGCATCACGCTGAAGGAGAAGGATCAGGGCTTCGGCAAGAAGGCCGTTCACGGCGAGGGCGGCGGCGACCGTCAGGTGCACCTTGAGGAGCGGCCCGGCTTCATCGCCAAGAACCGCTTCGGCATGCCGCCCAGCATGCCGTTCCGCAAGGGCGCGGGCTATACGGAGCTGGCGAAGTTCTTCCCGTCGCCGGAGGGGGTGCGATGA
- a CDS encoding DEAD/DEAH box helicase, with protein sequence MLKLRDYQRASIDALYDYWSREPGSPLIVLPTGGGKSLVIASLVKELLADYPDMRILNVTHVKELLVQNYQELLGIWEFAPAGLFSAGLGRRDAHAQILFGGIQTIASKAALIGHVDLVLIDEAHLTPRKAETQYGKLLDGLRKTNPDLKLVGLTATPYRLGEGRLDEGEGALFDTICYEKPVGEMIGEGYLCRPISKAMETGYDLTGVGKVGGDYNQTRLQAAIDRSDVTARAVAEVMAYGEDRRAWLLFCSGVEHAYHVRDELRGRGIPTETVAGETPAEERARILADFKAGRIRAVTNNSVLTTGFNHPGIDLLAMMRPTLSTSLYVQMVGRGLRNAPGKDTCLVLDFAGNVRKHGPIDAVEPKPAGKGDGEAPVKLCPECDSLVHASARVCDDCGYEFPRETEEKIKAKADDAPILSTGDPVWRDVQKRRLHFHEKLGGTPSVRVEYTSGMTVYKSWVCPGHTGFAKTKADRWWAKHGGGRPFPKDAGEFLDRAGELLTTEAISVKPSGRYMEVVDERPGSEWAGADEVASTAPPMTYLDRMDGGVEDIEEIPF encoded by the coding sequence ATGCTCAAGCTTAGAGACTACCAGCGCGCCTCTATCGACGCGCTGTACGACTACTGGTCGCGCGAGCCCGGCTCGCCGCTGATCGTGCTGCCGACCGGCGGCGGCAAGTCGCTTGTCATTGCCTCGCTGGTCAAGGAACTGCTCGCCGACTACCCGGACATGCGGATCCTCAACGTCACGCACGTCAAGGAACTGCTCGTCCAGAACTATCAGGAGCTTTTGGGCATATGGGAGTTCGCGCCGGCCGGGCTGTTCTCCGCCGGGCTGGGGCGCCGGGACGCGCATGCGCAGATCTTGTTCGGCGGGATACAGACCATTGCGAGCAAGGCCGCGCTGATCGGCCATGTCGACCTTGTGCTGATCGACGAGGCGCACCTGACGCCGCGCAAGGCGGAGACGCAATATGGCAAGCTGCTGGACGGCCTGCGCAAGACCAATCCCGACCTGAAGCTTGTCGGCCTGACGGCGACGCCCTACCGGCTGGGCGAGGGGCGCCTCGACGAGGGCGAGGGCGCGCTGTTCGACACGATTTGCTATGAGAAGCCGGTCGGCGAGATGATCGGGGAAGGCTATCTTTGCCGGCCCATCAGCAAGGCCATGGAGACCGGTTACGATCTGACCGGTGTCGGCAAGGTCGGCGGCGACTACAACCAGACCAGGCTGCAAGCGGCAATCGATCGGTCGGACGTGACAGCGCGCGCCGTCGCGGAAGTCATGGCCTATGGAGAGGACCGGCGCGCCTGGCTCCTGTTCTGTTCGGGCGTCGAGCACGCCTATCATGTGCGCGACGAGCTGCGCGGGCGCGGCATCCCGACCGAAACGGTCGCGGGCGAGACACCGGCGGAGGAGCGGGCCCGCATCCTGGCCGACTTCAAGGCCGGGCGCATCCGGGCGGTGACGAACAACAGCGTGCTCACGACGGGGTTCAACCATCCGGGCATCGACCTTCTGGCGATGATGCGGCCGACGCTCTCCACCAGCCTCTATGTGCAGATGGTCGGCCGTGGCCTGCGCAACGCGCCGGGCAAGGACACCTGTCTCGTGCTCGACTTCGCGGGCAATGTGCGCAAGCACGGGCCGATTGACGCCGTGGAGCCGAAGCCCGCGGGCAAGGGCGACGGCGAGGCGCCGGTGAAGCTGTGCCCGGAATGCGACAGTCTCGTCCATGCGTCGGCGCGCGTGTGCGACGATTGCGGCTATGAGTTCCCGCGCGAAACGGAAGAGAAGATCAAGGCCAAGGCCGACGACGCGCCCATTCTGTCGACCGGCGATCCTGTCTGGCGCGACGTCCAGAAGCGGCGGCTCCATTTCCACGAGAAGCTGGGCGGCACACCGTCCGTGCGTGTCGAGTACACGTCGGGCATGACGGTCTACAAGTCGTGGGTCTGCCCCGGACATACTGGCTTTGCCAAGACGAAGGCCGACCGGTGGTGGGCGAAGCATGGCGGCGGACGGCCGTTCCCGAAGGATGCGGGCGAGTTTCTGGACCGGGCCGGCGAGCTGCTGACCACGGAGGCGATCAGCGTCAAGCCGTCCGGGCGCTACATGGAAGTCGTCGACGAGCGTCCGGGCTCCGAATGGGCGGGCGCCGACGAGGTGGCGAGCACCGCGCCGCCCATGACCTATCTCGACCGCATGGATGGCGGGGTCGAGGATATCGAGGAGATTCCGTTTTGA
- a CDS encoding thermonuclease family protein: protein MPYSRLLSIAVVLGLAALFFVPRLPDDAGKDLVAAVREHAGGTRKGALITASRIHVYDGDTITVDGQRMRLLDIDTPEISKPRCKAEAARGYQARDRLRQLVASAGTVEIVDSGDVDRYDRRLVWLMVDGEGVGRTLMSEGLAVEWRPGPDAWRERRRHWCGF, encoded by the coding sequence ATGCCATACAGCCGATTGCTGTCCATTGCCGTGGTTCTCGGCCTCGCGGCGCTGTTCTTCGTGCCACGCCTCCCGGACGATGCGGGCAAGGATTTGGTGGCCGCGGTGCGCGAGCATGCCGGCGGAACGCGCAAGGGCGCGCTGATCACGGCAAGCCGGATCCATGTCTATGACGGCGACACCATCACTGTGGACGGCCAGCGCATGCGCCTGCTCGATATCGACACGCCAGAGATATCCAAGCCGCGTTGCAAGGCCGAAGCCGCGCGCGGCTATCAGGCGCGTGACCGGCTACGCCAGCTCGTGGCGTCCGCGGGCACCGTCGAGATTGTCGATAGCGGCGACGTGGATCGGTACGACCGTCGGCTCGTTTGGCTCATGGTCGACGGTGAGGGCGTCGGGCGCACGCTCATGAGCGAGGGCCTGGCGGTCGAGTGGCGGCCGGGGCCGGACGCGTGGCGGGAGAGGCGGCGGCATTGGTGTGGGTTTTGA
- a CDS encoding DUF6511 domain-containing protein codes for MPDDTHFLCPECSMLADRIRRVTQFDGYENRALDGAVEAAGAYMDRLGKTDLCEFDAGEAATLCRVIVRGFGDRLRHLIASEEAPF; via the coding sequence ATGCCTGACGACACCCATTTCCTTTGCCCCGAATGCTCCATGCTGGCGGATCGCATCCGCCGCGTGACGCAATTCGATGGCTACGAGAACCGCGCGCTGGACGGCGCCGTGGAGGCCGCCGGCGCCTATATGGACCGGCTCGGCAAGACCGACCTTTGCGAGTTCGACGCGGGCGAGGCCGCCACGCTGTGCCGCGTGATCGTGCGCGGCTTCGGCGACCGGCTGCGCCATCTGATCGCCAGCGAGGAGGCGCCGTTTTGA
- a CDS encoding MT-A70 family methyltransferase → MTPLDDVPGGPFGCILADPPWSFRTWSGKKGTPHRSANDHYMTTATADLAALPVQELAAKDCALFMWVVDSHIDQAIELGRAWGFRFKTRAFTWRKLTAKGTPRIGMGYWTRKQTELCLLFTRGKVRRKDKGVREIIDAPRREHSRKPDEQYERIERLVDGPYIELFARQRRAGWQAWGNEVGRFEAANDNHSPATSRSRAALAR, encoded by the coding sequence TTGACGCCACTCGATGACGTGCCGGGCGGTCCGTTCGGCTGCATCCTTGCGGACCCGCCATGGTCGTTCAGGACGTGGAGCGGCAAGAAAGGCACGCCCCACAGATCGGCGAACGACCACTACATGACGACGGCGACGGCGGACCTTGCCGCGCTTCCAGTGCAGGAGCTTGCGGCGAAGGACTGCGCGCTGTTCATGTGGGTGGTGGACAGCCACATAGACCAGGCCATCGAGCTGGGGCGAGCCTGGGGCTTCCGGTTCAAGACGCGGGCATTCACCTGGCGCAAGCTGACTGCGAAGGGCACGCCGCGCATCGGCATGGGCTACTGGACGCGCAAGCAGACCGAGCTGTGCCTGTTGTTCACGCGCGGCAAGGTGCGGCGGAAGGACAAGGGCGTGCGCGAGATCATCGACGCCCCGCGCCGCGAGCACAGCCGCAAGCCCGACGAACAGTACGAGCGCATCGAGCGGTTGGTCGACGGGCCGTATATCGAGCTGTTCGCACGCCAGCGCCGCGCCGGATGGCAGGCTTGGGGGAATGAAGTTGGCCGGTTCGAGGCGGCCAACGACAATCATTCCCCGGCAACAAGCCGCTCGCGTGCCGCGCTTGCCAGATAG
- a CDS encoding type II toxin-antitoxin system HicA family toxin, whose amino-acid sequence MANIETNRSKIVKRLEAEGWEIVHGGKHDKFRKANMKTIIVPRHKTLSPGVARSIAKAAGWL is encoded by the coding sequence GTGGCGAACATCGAAACCAACCGCTCAAAGATCGTGAAGCGGCTAGAGGCGGAAGGTTGGGAGATTGTCCACGGCGGCAAGCACGACAAGTTTCGCAAGGCGAACATGAAGACGATCATCGTGCCGCGTCACAAGACCCTCTCTCCGGGCGTTGCCCGGTCAATCGCGAAGGCCGCGGGCTGGCTCTAG